In Halopelagius inordinatus, a single genomic region encodes these proteins:
- a CDS encoding amidase, translating into MSDRCRTSERSSQSGSLPIDRRSLLKGIGAAGLIGAGTATASAGDSGTSGSDGGFTAVEATASDVLDAIESGEATAESIVEQYLERIEVYDEALDAIITVNPDAVERAEELDAKYEDSGAVGPLHGVPVVLKDNYDTGDMPTTNGSLSMKESQPPDDGFLVQQLREAGGVVVAKANLDEFARGIEGSSSYGGQTRNAYALGRNPSGSSAGTGASIAASLGVIGTGSDTCGSIRNPSAFGSLVGIRPTLGLLSRDGIVPLNLERDTGGPMCRTVHDAALALDVMAGYDPNDPITARGADEIPAEDDQTPEDSYTEYLDEDGPDGVRVGVLRDFFGPEEEILEGDEGDEEDEYDLTVAEAKAEAVQVTAVIETALHDMSSEGAEIVELDTVPNLDELLEEADSPDPFKQDLNAYLEDVDNEYDTLEEIVESDKYSCDKAESLRESEKEEDPNVRETDEFKAAVAGKFALRDAVEGLMLEEDVDVLAYPTLSHPPAEIGAEQPGSNCSLSAYSRLPAIVVPAGYTEDKTLPVGLELLGFEFDEPTLIEAAYAYEQATENREQPDGFGPLPAEAPDVPSPDYTVDLATEDC; encoded by the coding sequence ATGTCAGATAGATGTAGAACGAGCGAGAGGAGTTCACAGTCGGGGTCTCTTCCGATCGACCGCCGGTCTCTGTTGAAAGGAATCGGTGCCGCGGGGCTGATTGGAGCGGGGACGGCGACCGCCAGCGCGGGCGATTCCGGAACCTCCGGGTCCGACGGCGGATTCACCGCGGTCGAGGCGACCGCTTCGGACGTCCTCGACGCGATCGAGAGCGGGGAGGCGACGGCCGAATCGATCGTCGAGCAGTACCTAGAGCGGATCGAGGTCTACGACGAGGCGCTCGACGCGATTATCACCGTGAATCCCGACGCGGTCGAACGCGCCGAAGAGCTCGATGCGAAATACGAGGATTCGGGGGCCGTCGGTCCGCTACACGGCGTCCCGGTCGTCCTGAAGGACAACTACGATACCGGTGACATGCCGACGACCAACGGCTCGCTCTCGATGAAGGAGTCTCAGCCGCCGGACGACGGGTTCCTCGTCCAACAGCTCCGTGAAGCGGGCGGCGTCGTCGTCGCCAAAGCCAACCTCGACGAGTTCGCCCGCGGGATAGAGGGCAGTAGCTCGTACGGGGGCCAGACGCGCAACGCCTACGCGCTCGGTCGCAATCCGAGCGGTTCCAGCGCCGGGACCGGAGCCTCGATCGCGGCGAGTCTCGGGGTGATCGGTACCGGCTCGGACACCTGCGGATCGATTCGCAACCCGTCGGCGTTCGGAAGCCTGGTCGGCATCCGACCGACGCTCGGGCTACTGAGCCGCGATGGTATCGTCCCGTTGAACTTAGAGCGAGACACGGGTGGTCCGATGTGCCGGACGGTTCACGATGCGGCGCTCGCGTTGGACGTGATGGCTGGGTACGATCCGAACGACCCGATCACGGCCCGCGGAGCGGACGAAATCCCGGCCGAAGACGACCAGACGCCCGAAGACAGCTACACCGAGTACCTCGACGAGGACGGACCCGACGGGGTACGAGTCGGCGTTCTCCGCGATTTCTTCGGGCCCGAAGAGGAGATTCTCGAAGGAGACGAAGGAGACGAAGAAGACGAGTACGACCTGACCGTAGCGGAAGCCAAAGCGGAGGCGGTGCAGGTGACCGCCGTCATCGAGACCGCGCTCCACGATATGAGCTCCGAGGGAGCGGAGATCGTCGAGTTAGACACCGTTCCGAACCTCGACGAACTCCTCGAAGAGGCCGACTCGCCCGATCCGTTCAAACAGGATCTCAACGCCTACCTCGAAGACGTCGACAACGAGTACGACACGCTCGAAGAGATAGTCGAGTCGGACAAGTACTCCTGCGACAAAGCCGAGAGTCTTCGCGAGTCCGAGAAAGAGGAGGACCCGAACGTCCGAGAGACCGACGAGTTCAAGGCCGCCGTGGCCGGAAAGTTCGCCCTTCGAGACGCGGTCGAGGGGCTGATGTTGGAGGAGGACGTCGACGTCTTGGCGTACCCGACGCTCTCGCATCCGCCGGCGGAGATCGGAGCGGAACAACCCGGCTCGAACTGTTCGCTGAGCGCGTATTCGAGACTTCCCGCCATCGTGGTGCCGGCGGGGTACACCGAAGACAAGACGCTTCCGGTCGGCTTGGAACTGCTCGGCTTCGAGTTCGACGAACCGACCCTCATAGAGGCCGCGTACGCGTACGAACAAGCAACTGAGAACCGCGAGCAACCGGACGGGTTCGGCCCGCTACCCGCCGAAGCGCCCGACGTCCCGAGCCCGGACTACACCGTGGATCTCGCGACGGAGGACTGCTGA
- a CDS encoding DUF7827 domain-containing protein yields MTSKKKQFRAIFLAALMVLSVFAGTVALSGSAAAVSGASVDTFSPTELDEDTTNTHNVNVSFSDYNNASTDDNITVSIPDLEGLSLSGENLRVENSSGGAITNSTTLVDTNDDGDNDALNVTVSPTGSEMPVTGAETIYLNGTFDVDTPSVNTNTDATVTFDIEDDSGTGDATASASQPVSITNADASATGAPSLVSATHYDTNADSGVQSTVVEVAFNEEMQNVDDMSLYVDDEAVDLGAGAFSQPSDGRVIIDTGSDLNTGDVTLNVPDSVTDTDDNSVRSNSLDDDNNVSVTVATVSIDSDTGMSNPVNTYQGENVAVLGSGLDTDVEVEGDDSNYAFSGSTGTNSQVFVFNTTNREIDQYNFSIGQASPNAAIDVRDLGFNMTIDDLNVTDEDSIEGEVTANAGNRPIELTLVDDDDDDVETIGATLDGQGEYDFEFDLEELDVDTGEYTIEARDNNSGVTDTSSTINVAEAGEGTANFESSIVTEARGDVVEMNITMENTDTATVTIGSDDVGFLADATVQDDDDDGVVTLQFNTWEAQDGADGDAFSVESDDDELESSNIEIGVNSLLDAGDYDLEVRSGTNADDDSQNVATLVLEERETRSLNTWTASQGADLGDKEEVYEAAQNGNLTVTQDIAFGDRVVQQVNASGLAGPLEAQDNDEVASQLFAADNINYTVEQTEAGTNRDPFALRLNDSNTDVIADAENDTYFVVYEPSDVQAYVDDNENGEFDDGEDIVTNRLDDEEALTGNFTVLEDDGNLADEDQTVESDYEFSTAEHDMDEPVEVAAAENQTIEGTTTVAPGTELQIRVRSDDGTSPSFLKTSTVYVTENRTYDAQFDFSEQNVNDSFTVTVSGGPSEADSLEADGSVVEGGENQTETGTAGTETETTVTETTTEGGETTTAATTEGGETTTAEAGTDGTGEETGTGTPGFGVVVALVALLAAALLAVRRD; encoded by the coding sequence ATGACAAGCAAGAAAAAGCAGTTCCGCGCGATATTCCTCGCGGCGCTGATGGTGCTCTCCGTCTTTGCGGGCACCGTCGCGCTCTCGGGATCCGCAGCGGCTGTTAGTGGTGCTTCCGTCGATACGTTCTCCCCTACGGAGCTCGACGAAGATACCACTAACACGCATAACGTGAACGTATCGTTCTCCGACTATAATAACGCCAGTACCGACGACAACATCACCGTCTCGATTCCTGACCTCGAGGGCCTCTCGCTCAGCGGAGAGAACCTCCGCGTCGAGAACTCCTCTGGCGGTGCCATCACTAACTCCACGACGCTCGTGGACACGAACGACGACGGAGACAACGACGCGCTGAACGTCACCGTCTCTCCCACGGGCTCCGAGATGCCCGTCACCGGTGCTGAGACAATCTACCTGAACGGTACCTTCGACGTTGACACGCCGTCGGTTAACACGAACACCGACGCCACAGTCACGTTCGACATCGAGGACGACAGTGGTACTGGTGACGCAACGGCATCCGCGTCGCAGCCCGTCAGTATCACCAACGCGGACGCCAGCGCAACTGGCGCACCGAGCCTCGTGTCGGCAACTCACTACGACACCAACGCTGACAGCGGCGTCCAGAGCACCGTCGTGGAAGTTGCATTTAACGAAGAGATGCAGAACGTCGACGACATGTCGCTGTACGTCGACGACGAGGCTGTGGATCTCGGCGCGGGAGCGTTCTCGCAGCCGAGTGACGGCCGCGTCATCATCGACACCGGGAGCGACCTGAACACGGGCGACGTCACGCTCAACGTTCCCGATTCGGTTACCGATACCGACGATAACAGCGTCCGAAGCAACAGTCTCGACGACGACAACAACGTCAGTGTCACCGTCGCGACTGTCTCGATCGACAGCGACACCGGTATGAGTAACCCGGTCAACACCTACCAAGGTGAGAACGTCGCAGTGCTCGGTTCCGGTCTCGACACGGACGTCGAAGTCGAAGGCGACGACTCGAACTACGCCTTCTCCGGTTCCACTGGCACGAACAGCCAAGTCTTCGTGTTCAACACGACGAACCGAGAGATCGACCAGTACAACTTCTCGATCGGTCAGGCGAGCCCGAACGCGGCAATCGACGTCCGTGACCTCGGCTTCAACATGACCATCGACGACCTCAACGTCACCGACGAGGACTCCATCGAGGGTGAGGTTACCGCCAACGCTGGTAACCGACCCATCGAACTGACTCTCGTCGACGACGACGATGACGACGTCGAGACGATCGGTGCCACCCTGGACGGCCAGGGTGAGTACGACTTCGAGTTCGACCTCGAAGAGCTCGACGTCGACACGGGCGAATACACGATCGAAGCGCGCGACAACAACTCCGGCGTCACCGACACCTCCTCGACGATCAACGTCGCGGAAGCCGGTGAAGGCACGGCTAACTTCGAGAGCAGCATCGTCACCGAAGCGCGCGGTGACGTTGTCGAGATGAACATCACGATGGAGAACACCGACACCGCGACGGTGACCATCGGTAGCGACGACGTCGGCTTCCTCGCCGACGCGACCGTCCAAGACGACGACGACGACGGTGTCGTCACGCTCCAGTTCAACACGTGGGAAGCGCAGGACGGCGCTGACGGCGACGCCTTCTCCGTCGAGAGCGACGACGACGAGCTCGAAAGCTCCAACATCGAGATCGGCGTCAACTCGCTCCTCGACGCGGGCGACTACGACCTGGAAGTCCGCTCCGGCACCAACGCCGACGACGACTCCCAGAACGTCGCGACGCTCGTCCTCGAAGAGCGCGAGACGCGCAGCCTCAACACGTGGACTGCCTCGCAGGGTGCCGACCTCGGCGACAAAGAAGAAGTCTACGAGGCGGCTCAGAACGGGAACCTGACGGTAACTCAGGACATCGCCTTCGGTGACCGCGTCGTTCAGCAGGTGAACGCATCCGGTCTCGCAGGCCCCCTCGAAGCGCAGGACAACGACGAGGTTGCCAGCCAGCTCTTCGCTGCTGACAACATCAACTACACGGTCGAACAGACCGAAGCAGGCACGAACCGCGATCCGTTCGCGCTCCGACTGAACGACAGTAACACGGACGTCATCGCAGACGCGGAGAACGACACGTACTTCGTCGTCTACGAACCGAGCGACGTCCAAGCGTACGTGGACGACAACGAGAACGGCGAGTTCGACGATGGTGAAGACATCGTCACTAACCGTCTCGACGACGAGGAAGCCCTCACGGGCAACTTCACGGTCCTCGAGGACGACGGTAACCTCGCAGACGAAGACCAGACGGTCGAGTCTGACTACGAGTTCAGCACGGCTGAACACGACATGGACGAACCCGTCGAGGTGGCGGCCGCAGAGAACCAGACGATAGAGGGCACGACTACCGTCGCGCCCGGTACGGAACTCCAGATTCGTGTCCGCAGTGACGATGGCACGAGTCCGAGCTTCCTGAAGACGTCGACCGTCTACGTCACCGAGAACAGAACGTACGACGCGCAGTTCGACTTCAGCGAGCAGAACGTCAACGACAGCTTCACGGTCACCGTCTCCGGTGGCCCGTCCGAGGCCGACTCTCTGGAAGCCGACGGTAGCGTCGTCGAAGGCGGCGAGAACCAGACCGAAACCGGCACCGCTGGTACGGAGACCGAGACCACGGTGACCGAGACCACCACCGAGGGTGGCGAAACCACGACGGCCGCAACCACCGAGGGTGGCGAAACCACGACGGCCGAGGCTGGAACTGACGGCACCGGCGAAGAAACGGGCACCGGTACGCCCGGCTTCGGCGTGGTCGTCGCACTCGTCGCACTCCTCGCTGCGGCACTCCTCGCAGTCCGCCGCGACTAA
- a CDS encoding DUF7827 domain-containing protein: MTSKQKQIRAVALAALMVLSVFAGTVAFTGASAAAPDGTAPNYAGGAVHYEDSNGDTVIEVPFDEQINSSSLTQANFTILDDGDNVTADVWNGISQDDDGRVVIETSSAIKSEDIEIDLSGNIQDAENGATLANAGDKSVVFASVTLGQGDTKNAYKGSYVAVEANNLSESIDVEATDDDATYSFSGSTGTNSTVFVFNTENRDLGDYEFVFDNNQSQNATLTVRDLGLNVELDDQNITTDDALEGTASANAGNRDLSIQLLDSDEDEFVNISNPSLDGQGEYDFTFDSSEFSSDDTGEYTVKVTDLDSGVSVESSTVNVDDAQDGDANFGSSVITEARGDVVEIPVTVSNSDYATVNIGSEDVGFLANVTVEDENDDGEVVILFNTWEAINVAGGTSATADVFDVDDSDDSIVKSDIDANNQVSTLLDAGDYDLEVRATQNADDDSQNVATLVLEERNTESVQMWTASDDTDLSDLDEVNEALESGNLTQDSDIAHGDYVITQVTASGLGGIYESREQFFGNEEFNLTFNQTTAPANREAYSLNVSDNAAVVGDSENDTYFIVFDSDDSDLAALRGGNSVDFGADDGITANFTVEEADGNLSDSEESTTTDFDLIEGEHSLDDPYNVSNAAGQIVEGDSNVAPGTELQIRVRSADGTSPSFLKTSTVYVTENNTFSAEFDFSEQNPGDEYNIRVTGSSAAPREEVDGTVAEGSSTTETVTDDGTATVTDEPVTTDAPDTTEAPETTEAPATEEPATEEPTETSTPGFGVVVALTALLAAALLAVRRD; this comes from the coding sequence ATGACAAGCAAACAAAAGCAGATCCGCGCAGTCGCCCTCGCGGCGCTGATGGTCCTGTCCGTCTTTGCAGGCACCGTCGCGTTCACGGGAGCGTCCGCAGCTGCACCCGACGGAACCGCCCCCAACTACGCGGGCGGTGCGGTTCACTACGAAGATAGTAATGGTGACACCGTCATCGAAGTACCGTTCGACGAACAGATCAACTCCTCCAGCCTGACGCAGGCGAACTTCACCATCCTCGACGATGGTGACAACGTCACGGCTGACGTCTGGAATGGTATTTCCCAAGATGATGACGGCCGCGTCGTCATCGAGACTTCGTCCGCGATCAAGTCCGAGGACATCGAAATCGATCTCTCCGGCAACATTCAGGACGCCGAAAACGGTGCCACGCTCGCGAACGCGGGCGACAAGAGCGTCGTCTTCGCGTCCGTCACGCTCGGCCAGGGCGACACGAAGAACGCCTACAAGGGCTCGTACGTCGCCGTCGAGGCTAACAACCTCAGCGAATCGATAGACGTCGAAGCCACCGACGACGACGCGACGTACTCCTTCAGTGGTTCCACCGGCACCAACAGTACGGTGTTCGTGTTCAACACGGAGAACCGCGACCTCGGAGACTACGAGTTCGTCTTCGACAACAACCAGAGCCAGAACGCGACGCTCACCGTTCGCGACCTGGGTCTGAACGTCGAACTCGACGACCAGAACATCACGACCGACGACGCCCTCGAGGGCACGGCGTCCGCCAACGCGGGCAACCGTGATCTCTCGATCCAGCTCCTCGACAGCGACGAAGACGAGTTCGTCAACATCTCCAACCCCAGCCTCGACGGCCAGGGTGAGTACGACTTCACGTTCGACAGCTCGGAGTTCTCCTCCGACGACACCGGCGAGTACACGGTCAAGGTGACCGACCTCGACTCCGGTGTGAGCGTCGAATCGTCGACGGTCAACGTCGACGACGCTCAGGACGGGGATGCGAACTTCGGAAGCTCCGTCATCACCGAAGCGCGCGGTGACGTCGTCGAGATTCCGGTCACCGTCTCGAACAGCGACTACGCGACGGTCAACATCGGCAGCGAGGACGTCGGCTTCCTCGCTAACGTGACCGTCGAAGACGAGAACGACGACGGCGAAGTCGTCATTCTCTTCAACACGTGGGAAGCGATCAACGTCGCCGGCGGAACGTCCGCTACGGCCGACGTCTTCGATGTCGACGACAGCGACGACTCGATCGTCAAGTCCGACATCGACGCGAACAACCAGGTCTCGACGCTCCTCGACGCGGGCGACTACGACCTGGAAGTCCGCGCCACGCAGAACGCCGACGACGACTCCCAGAACGTCGCGACGCTCGTCCTCGAAGAGCGCAACACGGAGTCGGTCCAGATGTGGACCGCGTCCGACGACACCGACCTCAGCGACCTCGACGAAGTGAACGAGGCGCTCGAGAGCGGTAACCTCACGCAGGACAGCGACATCGCGCACGGTGACTACGTCATCACGCAGGTCACCGCCTCGGGTCTCGGCGGTATCTACGAGTCCCGCGAACAGTTCTTCGGTAACGAAGAGTTCAACCTCACGTTCAACCAGACCACCGCACCGGCGAACCGCGAAGCGTACTCGCTCAACGTGAGCGACAACGCGGCAGTTGTCGGCGACTCTGAGAACGACACGTACTTCATCGTGTTCGACTCCGACGACAGCGACCTCGCCGCACTCCGCGGTGGCAACTCGGTCGACTTCGGTGCTGACGACGGCATCACGGCCAACTTCACCGTCGAAGAGGCGGACGGCAACCTCTCTGACAGCGAAGAGAGCACGACGACCGACTTCGACCTCATCGAGGGCGAACACAGCCTCGACGACCCGTACAACGTCTCGAACGCTGCGGGTCAGATCGTCGAAGGTGACTCCAACGTCGCTCCGGGTACGGAACTGCAGATCCGCGTCCGCAGCGCCGACGGCACCAGCCCGAGCTTCCTGAAGACGTCGACCGTCTACGTCACCGAGAACAACACGTTCTCCGCTGAGTTCGACTTCAGCGAGCAGAACCCCGGTGACGAGTACAACATCCGCGTCACGGGCAGCAGTGCAGCACCCCGTGAGGAAGTCGACGGCACCGTCGCCGAAGGCTCCAGCACGACCGAAACCGTGACCGACGACGGCACGGCGACGGTCACCGACGAGCCCGTCACGACGGACGCGCCGGACACGACCGAGGCTCCGGAAACGACCGAAGCCCCGGCCACCGAAGAGCCCGCGACCGAAGAGCCGACTGAGACGAGCACGCCCGGATTCGGCGTGGTCGTCGCTCTGACGGCACTTCTCGCCGCGGCGCTCCTCGCTGTCCGCCGCGACTAA